A segment of the Dehalococcoidia bacterium genome:
GTCGTCGTTGGCACGCTCCGCACAACCAAGGACATGACTGGCCCCGACCCGCGCCTGGAGGCGCTGGGCAAGGAGCCGGGTTATATGGGTCAGGACATTCTGGACCCACCGAGCGTCGAAGGTTGGCACACTGGCCGCGAGTGGATCAACAGCGGTTCACTCGTAAAGCGCGTCAACTTCGTTGCAGACCGCGTGAGCAACGTTGAACTCGAGGGCGTTCGATCCATGATCGACTACGTCGGAGACAACGGAGCAACGATGTCTGCCGACGAGCTCGTGGACCGCTGCCTGGACATCATGGGCCCGCTCCAAGTTGATCAGAGGACCCACGACGAGCTAGTCTCGCATGTCTCCGCAGGTGGGGATATCGATGTGGCCTCGGACGACTTTGCGGAAAAGGCAACACAGACCTTCGCCCTGATCGCTGCGACCAGGGAATATCAGTTCGGCTAGGATAGATCAGAACCGGGAACGGGTGGTCACAGAGTAAAGGGCCGCCCCCCCAAGCAGGCCAGTGAGCCAGAGGAGATGATGCAATGGCTGCAAATGGCAATGGAAATGGGAAGCCCCCGGTCCTGGTTGTGCTCCAGTTGACCGGCGGGAACGACTACTTCAACACAGTCATCCCATACAACGATGAGCACTATTTCGACAGCCGCCCATCGCTTCAGATTCCGCAGGACCGCGTACTGAAGCTTGACGACGATCTCGGCTTCCATCCCGCAATGGGCCCGATGAAGGACATCTACGAGAGCGGCGACATGGCGATTATCCACGGCGTAGGGTACGCGAACTCGCCGAGGTCGCACTTCCGCTCGATGGACATCTGGCATACATGTGAGCCGGACAAGGTTGGGACTGAGGGCTGGCTTGGTCGCGCCCTCCGAGAGATCGATCCCAACGGAGAGAACCCAGTAACCGGCGTCAACATCGGTCAGGCTCTTCCGCGCGCGCTGGTTGCACCAGGCGTGTCGGTAGCTTCTGTCGCCGATCTTTCGACTTACGGATTGCTGACCAGCATCGAGCAGCAGGAGCAGCGCGAGCAGATGCTCAGCCGCTTCGCCAACATGTACGGGCCAGCAGTGGGCACCGGCCAGGTGATGGAATATCTCGGCCAGACCGGACTCGACGCGTTGAAGGGTGCGGACATCCTGAAGATCGCTCCCGACAAGTACGAGTCTACAGTCGAGTATGGTGCAAGCCCAATCGCCTCGAAGCTCCGTGACATCGCACAGATTCACACGGCGGACGTTGGCACCAGGGTCTTCTACTGCGACTACGGTTCGTTCGACACCCACGCTGCGCAGGCGACCACTCACGCGAAGCTATGGCAGGACGTGTCTGAAGCCGTGCAGGACTTCTGGGACGATCTTCGCGAGAATAACGCTGACGACAATGTCGTCATGATCATGTTCAGCGAGTTCGGTCGCAGGGTGAGAGACAATGGTTCCGGCACGGACCACGGTGCGGCGGGCGTAGGTTTCGCCATTGGGCCGAGCGTCAAGGGCGGAATGTACTCCGAGTACCCGGAGACCAGGCCCGAGGCTCTCGAACAGGGCGACTTGGTTCCGAACCAGGACTACCGCGGCTTCTACACGACGATCCTCGAGAACCACCTCCACATGGAGGCTCCGCCGATCGTCAACGGTCAGTTCGACGCCCCTGGCTTCCTGCAGACCAACGGCCACTAAAAACTGTAATTTGTACGCCCGCCCCAACTCCTCCCTTAACTGTGGAGGTTGGGGCGGGCGTTCCTCTACTGGACCCCTGGCCTCTGCCAAAGATGTAAGGGTTCTGGGGTAATGATCGATGGACTCGACCAATTCATGTGTTGGGAGTAGTGCACCATGTTGACCACAACCGTGGCTGGACGGACTTGGAATTTCAGCCATGCTATTGGAAGAAACGCAGCAGCCGGCAATGGCTTCACCCAGCCCGTTGACGTTGCCGCAGGGCCGGATGGCGTACTCTATGTCATCAGCCGCGGTAACGACGGGGCTGGAGGCGTCGTTGCAGAGAACAAGCGCATTGGCAAGCTAACCATTGACGAGCAGTTCATTGGCGACTTCGGGCGCAGACAGATGATGTGGCCCACTTGCATCGCGCTTGACTCCGGGGGACACCTTTACTGTTCAGATGAGCACGAGAACCGGATTCATATCTTCAACGAAGACGGTGAGCTCGTCAACCAGTGGGGAGAGGTTGGATCCGGCGAGGGCCAGTTGAATGGTCCTTCTGGTCTGGCATTTGACAGCGACGACAACATACTGATCGCTGAAGCCAAATCCAATCGAATACAAAAATTCACCAAAGACGGCGAGTTCCTGGCGGTCATCGGTGAGGGACACCTGAACCAGCCCTGGGGGATGTTTGTCGACGGAGACGACAATATCTACGTTGCCGACTGGGGCAACAGCCGAGGTGTGAAGTTCTCACCGCAGGGTGACCTTCTGGTTACCTATGGAGGCGATTCAGCGGAGGATGGCGCAGATGTGGACCATCCGGCAAGCATCGCCGTCGATAGTGAGGGCGATGTCTACATCTCGGACTGGGGAAACAAGCGCATCCAGATATACGAACCTGATGGCACGGTGATCACGGCCCTATATGGTGACGCTGTGGAGTTCAGCAAGTGGGCGGCCGAGGTCATCAACTCCAACCCCGATGCTCAGAAAGCCTACCGCCGGGTCAAGGACCGCACATCGCTTGGGTTGTTCGAGCGACCGGTGGGTCTGACGATTGACTCCGAGGACCGGCTCATCGTCACCGACTCAACAAGAGGGCGGCTGCAGGTATATGCAAAAGAAAAGGACTACATGGATCCTCAGTTCAATCTGTAGTCCAGTCTGAAAGCCGAGAGGATAAATTGGGCGTCCTCACTTCTGGGGGCGCCTTTTTTTCATTGCGAAGGTCCTTCAGGTGAGAGCTACGGGATCTACGTCAACGCTCCACTCGCGTGGGACCTCGACCGAGTCGAGAAGAGCCCTCGGGTTATGACCTCTCAAGACTATATGCCAGCGGTACCTGCCTCTGAGTCTGGACGGATACGGGGGAGTAGGACCTAGTATCTCAACGTCAGCTAGGTCTGCCTCAGACTGCGCCTGCCGGAGCGTATTCGCCAGTTCATGGGCCCTGGACTCGGCCATTGCGGCATTCGTGTGGCCGTAGACCAGTCTGATCAGTCGTGAATATGGTGGGTTGCGCTGCTCCCTTCTGTAACGCATCTCGGCAATGTAGAACAGCTCGTAGTCCTGAGCCGCTGCTGCCCTGATGGCGTAGTTCTCCGGCTGGTATGTCTGGAAAACGACTCGCCCCGCGTCGTGTTCGCGCCCTGACCTTCCTGCTACCTGGCACAGCAACTGGAAGGTCCGCTCTCCTGACCTGTAGTCGGGAATGCCCAGACCGACGTCTGCAAGTACCACTCCAACGAGTGTCACTCCTGGAAGGTGCAGGCCTTTGGCGATCATCTGAGTACCAACGATGACGTCTGCCTCACCACTCCTGAAGCTTGAAAGCAGTTCCTCGTATTCCCGTGCGTGTCGAGTGGCATCACGGTCCCATCTGAGAACGCGTGCCTGAGGGAATTCACGCTCGACCTCGGAAGCCACCGACTGAGTGCCGATGCCGTACAGACTGAGCCTGAAGCTCAGACACTCCGGGCAGTTTTCCGGCATTCGCCTTCGCCGCCCGCAGTAGTGGCAGATTAGCCGCTGTATAGGTCTGTGGTACGTTAGGGCAATGTCACAGCTCCGGCATGACAGGCTGAGTCCACAGTGGCGACACTGCATGTGTGAGGCAGTGCCACGCCGATTCAGAAATAGAATCGCCTGCTGTCCCGCGTCCAGACAGGAAGCCAGCTCGGAGTGCAACCTGCGGGAGAACATTCCCCTGTTTCCCTCGCGTAGCTCCCGCCTCATGTCGACCACTTCCACCTCTGGTAGTGGAAGGATCGAGGTGCTCCCGTCTGGTTCCCTGACGAGTCTGTCCTTAAGACTATGCAGACCATACTCGCGCCGGCGCCCCAGGTAGTAAGAGCCGACATCTGGCGATGCACTGCCCAGCACCGTGACTGCACCCGATAGTCTCCCGAGGTGTTCCGCTACTGATCTTGCGTGGTATCTGGGCGCAATGTCGTGCTGCTTGTAGGTCCACTCATGCTCCTCGTCCAGAATGATCAGGCCAGGATTGGACAGGGGGGCGAACACAGCGCTCCGTGAGCCAATCACTACGTCTCGCGAACCACTGTGAATCGCCCACCACTGATCGTGGCGCTGGCCAGCTGTGAGTCCGCTGTGCTGCACGGCAACACGACCCGGGAAGCGCCCTGCGAACCTCTCTATGGTCTGAGTGGTAAGTGCGATTTCAGGAACCAGCACGATCGCTTGACGTCCAAGTGCCAGGCATTGCTCCACCGTAGACAGGTACACCTCGGTCTTGCCGCTGCCGGTAACTCCCTGCACGAGAATTACCCTTGGTTCCACGGTGTTGTCGCCCAAAGCCCTGGAGATTCCGTTAACTGCAGTCTGCTGGGGTGGGGAAAGTTCAACCTTCGGACCGGGTTCATACTCCCTATCAGCCAACGGGTCACGAAACACCTCAGTCCGATCTATGTCTATGAACCTTCTCTTCATCAGAGCCGAAACGGCAGAGGCTCCGAACTCTCTTCTTGCCTGGGTCGCGGGTGTCAGTCCTGTGGACTCGATCAGGCTAAGAATCAGCGCCGACTGGCGATGAGCCCTGTTCTTGGGATCGGCAAGCCACCGGCGGATCTCTGTCAGTGCGCTCGGTTTTACCCGTAGATACTCCACGTACCTCGGACCGATCATCCGGCGATTTGATCTATAGGTGCGTTCCAATACATCGCGGGATACGAGTGGGCCAACTGTAGCTCTGACCCATTCCCCCAAGCTGGAAGCAAGGGAATCAACGTCAACCTGTCCATCTCTTCGGACGGCCTCCAGCACGCGGAGTTGCCTGTCGCTATTGGAAACCGACTCGATGTCTGTGACGTCTTCAGATAGGGACACAACTGTCCGTGTCTGCACACGGCTTCCGGGCGGCAGCATGGGTGCGACGGCTTCGAAGAGGGAACATCGGTAGTAGTCGCTGATCCAGCGTGCGAGGGTCAGGTGAGTACCATTTACCAGGGAGTCCTCGAAGAGGTTCTCTGCGATCTCGCGCGTCTCTTCGACACTTGGCGTGTCAGTTAACTCAAAGACAACGCCCTGAATAGTCCTGGGACCGAATGGTACGCGGATGAGTTGTCCAGGAATCAGGTGCCATCCGGATGGTACGGAGTAACTGAAAGTCCTCGAGGGCCCCGTTCGGGCGTCGACAGCAACTTCGGCGAATCTCACGGCATCCCCCTTCGCGGGCGCTGCCATCGACTCAGGGTCGAGTTTGGGAGACTTCCAAGGACGGATGCGAGCTGAGGAGTGGACTTACCCCTAGCGCCTTGCACGCTCCCTGCGGTCTTCGGGAATACGGGCCGCGCGACCCGACCTGCCACGCAGGTAGTATAGCCGGGCTCTACGTACTCGCCCACGTCGGACAAGCTTTACGTATTCC
Coding sequences within it:
- a CDS encoding DUF1501 domain-containing protein yields the protein MAANGNGNGKPPVLVVLQLTGGNDYFNTVIPYNDEHYFDSRPSLQIPQDRVLKLDDDLGFHPAMGPMKDIYESGDMAIIHGVGYANSPRSHFRSMDIWHTCEPDKVGTEGWLGRALREIDPNGENPVTGVNIGQALPRALVAPGVSVASVADLSTYGLLTSIEQQEQREQMLSRFANMYGPAVGTGQVMEYLGQTGLDALKGADILKIAPDKYESTVEYGASPIASKLRDIAQIHTADVGTRVFYCDYGSFDTHAAQATTHAKLWQDVSEAVQDFWDDLRENNADDNVVMIMFSEFGRRVRDNGSGTDHGAAGVGFAIGPSVKGGMYSEYPETRPEALEQGDLVPNQDYRGFYTTILENHLHMEAPPIVNGQFDAPGFLQTNGH
- a CDS encoding NHL repeat-containing protein → MLTTTVAGRTWNFSHAIGRNAAAGNGFTQPVDVAAGPDGVLYVISRGNDGAGGVVAENKRIGKLTIDEQFIGDFGRRQMMWPTCIALDSGGHLYCSDEHENRIHIFNEDGELVNQWGEVGSGEGQLNGPSGLAFDSDDNILIAEAKSNRIQKFTKDGEFLAVIGEGHLNQPWGMFVDGDDNIYVADWGNSRGVKFSPQGDLLVTYGGDSAEDGADVDHPASIAVDSEGDVYISDWGNKRIQIYEPDGTVITALYGDAVEFSKWAAEVINSNPDAQKAYRRVKDRTSLGLFERPVGLTIDSEDRLIVTDSTRGRLQVYAKEKDYMDPQFNL
- the priA gene encoding primosomal protein N', whose amino-acid sequence is MRFAEVAVDARTGPSRTFSYSVPSGWHLIPGQLIRVPFGPRTIQGVVFELTDTPSVEETREIAENLFEDSLVNGTHLTLARWISDYYRCSLFEAVAPMLPPGSRVQTRTVVSLSEDVTDIESVSNSDRQLRVLEAVRRDGQVDVDSLASSLGEWVRATVGPLVSRDVLERTYRSNRRMIGPRYVEYLRVKPSALTEIRRWLADPKNRAHRQSALILSLIESTGLTPATQARREFGASAVSALMKRRFIDIDRTEVFRDPLADREYEPGPKVELSPPQQTAVNGISRALGDNTVEPRVILVQGVTGSGKTEVYLSTVEQCLALGRQAIVLVPEIALTTQTIERFAGRFPGRVAVQHSGLTAGQRHDQWWAIHSGSRDVVIGSRSAVFAPLSNPGLIILDEEHEWTYKQHDIAPRYHARSVAEHLGRLSGAVTVLGSASPDVGSYYLGRRREYGLHSLKDRLVREPDGSTSILPLPEVEVVDMRRELREGNRGMFSRRLHSELASCLDAGQQAILFLNRRGTASHMQCRHCGLSLSCRSCDIALTYHRPIQRLICHYCGRRRRMPENCPECLSFRLSLYGIGTQSVASEVEREFPQARVLRWDRDATRHAREYEELLSSFRSGEADVIVGTQMIAKGLHLPGVTLVGVVLADVGLGIPDYRSGERTFQLLCQVAGRSGREHDAGRVVFQTYQPENYAIRAAAAQDYELFYIAEMRYRREQRNPPYSRLIRLVYGHTNAAMAESRAHELANTLRQAQSEADLADVEILGPTPPYPSRLRGRYRWHIVLRGHNPRALLDSVEVPREWSVDVDPVALT